One part of the Aspergillus luchuensis IFO 4308 DNA, chromosome 5, nearly complete sequence genome encodes these proteins:
- a CDS encoding uncharacterized protein (COG:S;~EggNog:ENOG410PWUW) has product MSYYEPQGWQAPAARQASWEQPAPPSRSGSSSVSQRDEIPAFSSQFDEVDRAIDNLVKSGKLWAAPRRDSMPMMMGRPYPDYDPRMVNSMSQRHHSISEFDSRMHPSPNVQGFYASQRFQGRPNEVEQMMQAKRRMAAQRERELRNYHQEQQYNRSLLAEMSGNKSDRSLSPAAMSEESRRELLARQHRALYGNDSPAFFPPTGLADDGTRSESQAGGTPTSSTGVRGASPRNVDPFGLAQTPVQGGADSIGQAAAGAASLQSPSRANSTSSPSSAINPVFGKYDGADQPVTSTSSPGGADSPSSRQAPSKSMAGPIGSVGPIGTRPLPQPHAGQVSNPALNKRSTTPLPSPLGFGFTAGDGASDRSVPSVSTAPSAAAATAGVKDTSGGVGLGWGNGSGVWGSKNGLGVQASVWG; this is encoded by the exons ATGTCATACTACGAGCCTCAGGGTTGGCAGGCACCGGCCGCGCGCCAGGCCTCTTGGGAGCAACCTGCTCCCCCATCACGGTCAG GATCGAGCTCCGTTTCCCAGCGTGACGAAATCCCGGCGTTTTCTTCTCAGTTTGATG AGGTCGACCGTGCTATCGATAACCTCGTCAAGAGTGGAAAGCTGTGGGCTGCACCCCGGAGGGATTCTATGCCCATGATGATGGGCCGTCCCTACCCCGACTACG ATCCCCGCATGGTCAACTCCATGAGCCAGCGTCATCACTCGATCAGCGAGTTCGATTCCCGGATGCATCCCAGTCCCAATGTCCAGGGCTTCTATGCCTCTCAGCGTTTCCAGGGTCGCCCCAATGAAGTAGAGCAAATGATGCAAGCGAAGCGTCGGATGGCAGCACAGCGTGAGAGGGAGCTCCGCAACTATCACCAGGAGCAACAGTACAACCGAA GCCTGCTTGCCGAAATGTCTGGAAACAAGTCCGATCGCTCCCTCAGCCCGGCCGCCATGAGCGAAGAAAGCCGCCGGGAACTACTCGCTCGTCAGCATAGGGCTTTATACGGCAACGACAGCCctgccttcttccctcccaccGGTCTCGCCGACGACGGTACACGTTCCGAAAGCCAGGCAGGTGGCACGCCGACTTCCTCGACCGGCGTCCGTGGTGCCTCTCCCCGCAACGTTGATCCGTTCGGTCTCGCACAAACCCCCGTTCAGGGTGGCGCAGACAGTATCGGTCAGGCGGCCGCCGGCGCTGCCTCCTTGCAGTCGCCTTCTCGTGCCAacagcacctcctcccccagctCTGCCATCAACCCTGTTTTTGGCAAATACGACGGTGCCGACCAGCCTGTAACCTCGACTTCGTCTCCCGGCGGTGCTGATTCTCCTTCGTCGAGACAAGCTCCTTCCAAGTCCATGGCTGGGCCGATTGGCTCCGTTGGCCCCATCGGAACCCGTCCTCTGCCCCAGCCTCATGCGGGACAGGTCTCCAACCCAGCGCTGAACAAGCGCTCCACGACTCCCCTGCCTTCTCCCTTGGGATTCGGTTTCACTGCGGGCGATGGCGCCTCGGATCGGTCTGTTCCCTCCGTGTCGACCGCACcctctgctgcggctgcgacCGCTGGTGTCAAGGATACATCGGGTGGAGTTGGCCTTGGCTGGGGCAACGGCAGCGGTGTCTGGGGTTCCAAGAACGGTCTCGGAGTTCAGGCATCGGTCTGGGGTTGA
- a CDS encoding alpha/beta hydrolase (COG:S;~EggNog:ENOG410PQYN;~InterPro:IPR000073,IPR029058;~PFAM:PF12697), whose translation MSTPTPITFPSSTHTLSAHLYHHHNPLTNTTTLTPAIILSHPMTGVKEQTTTLYATHLHHAGFTTLTFDAAYQGSSTGHPRGLEDPFQRVEDIKSAVTYLSTSVPGVDSTRIGVLGICASGGYVCFAAAGDLRIKAVATVSAACVGGMCRCGGVGRGLLERGEVIGGVLGGAAGERNRRIENGEAPKMFDAEKVLQMVQEGEGGGDNVDSFFAAAAEYYGTSRGKHERSTQRVPLQSYDRMVVYDSFAFMRLIAPRPVLMIAGEEAETLHYSEEAVRLAREPKELFVVAGMGHFDLYDRLEVSGPKLVRFFREALA comes from the coding sequence ATGTCTACACCAACACCCAtaaccttcccctcctccacacaCACCCTCTCCGCGCAcctctaccaccaccacaatccccttaccaacaccaccacccttaCCCCCGCCATAATCCTCTCACACCCCATGACGGGGGTCAAAGAACAAACCACCACTCTCTACGccacccacctccaccacgcAGGCTTCACAACCCTCACCTTCGACGCCGCCTACCAAGGCTCCAGCACCGGCCACCCCCGGGGCCTCGAAGACCCCTTCCAGCGCGTCGAGGACATCAAGTCGGCAGTGACGTATCTCTCGACCTCCGTCCCGGGGGTAGACAGTACGCGAATCGGTGTGCTGGGCATCTGCGCGTCGGGCGGGTACGTCTGTTTCGCTGCGGCGGGTGACTTGCGGATTAAGGCCGTGGCGACGGTGTCGGCGGCTTGTGTGGGGGGGATGTGTAGGTgtggtggggtggggaggggattattggagaggggggaggtgattgggggggtgttggggggtGCAGCTGGGGAGAGGAATAGAAGAATCGAAAATGGGGAGGCGCCGAAGATGTttgatgcggagaaggtgTTGCAGATGGTgcaagagggagaaggaggaggggataaTGTGGATTCGTTTTTTGCTGCAGCAGCGGAGTATTATGGAACTAGCAGGGGGAAGCATGAACGGTCGACGCAGAGGGTACCCCTGCAGAGTTATGATCGGATGGTGGTGTATGATTCGTTTGCGTTCATGCGGTTGATTGCGCCGAGGCCGGTGTTGATGattgctggggaggaggcggagacgTTGCATTATAGTGAGGAGGCGGTGCGGTTGGCGAGGGAGCCCAAGGAGTTGTTTGTTGTGGCTGGGATGGGCCATTTTGATTTGTATGATCGGTTGGAGGTGTCGGGGCCCAAGTTGGTGCGGTTTTTTAGGGAGGCTTTGGCTTGA
- a CDS encoding DUF914 domain membrane protein (COG:E,G;~EggNog:ENOG410PHPB;~InterPro:IPR009262;~PFAM:PF06027;~TransMembrane:9 (o67-92i104-123o135-154i166-183o189-208i229-249o290-312i319-339o345-364i);~go_component: GO:0016021 - integral component of membrane [Evidence IEA];~go_function: GO:0022857 - transmembrane transporter activity [Evidence IEA];~go_process: GO:0055085 - transmembrane transport [Evidence IEA]): MSDIRAARLAAQRSSPPPANYIPVAQSPEQVDPILEAPRSADYLPEAPVTHVEKEDNVLAYLATKEFYITLFLGQVLAITNTACSTFSTLLVSEGTSIPAFQTFFNYFLLNAIFTPYTIYRYGLNGWVRVVLRHGWKYIFLAFCDVEGNYFIVLAYRYTTMLSAQLINFWAIAVVVIVSFTILRVRYHITQVLGILICIGGMGVLIASDRITGADEGGYSRRDLIKGDLFALLGATFYGLANTGEEFFVSTAPVYEVLGQMAMYGMVINGIQAGIFDRSSFQNATWNSQVGIYLTGYTLCLASFYCMVPLLFRLSSAAFFNISMLTMNFWGVLIGVGVFHYTIHWMYPIAFGLIILGQLIYYLGRRVLGEARKPWLGRNQERGVSGLFTARRKIEAAAERSRSDSISTTCSERDPMLPADL; this comes from the exons ATGTCCGATATCAGGGCTGCTCGGCTTGCCGCTCAGagatcctctccaccacccgctAATTACATACCTGTAGCTCAATCACCCGAGCAGGTTGATCCAATATTAGAGGCTCCTCGGAGCGCCGACTACCTACCAGAAGCGCCTGTCACGCATGttgagaaagaagacaatgTCCTTGCTTACCTTGCAACGAAAGAGTTCTACATTACCCTTTTCCTTGG ACAGGTTCTGGCTATCACCAACACTGCCTGTAGCACTTTTAGTACACTACTAGTCAGCGAGGGAACCTCAATTCCGGCTTTCCAGACATTCTTCAACTACTTTTTGCTCAACGCTATCTTTACCCCATATACCATATACCGTTATGGTCTGAATGGCTGGGTACGAGTGGTGCTCCGGCACGGTTGGAAAT ATATCTTTTTGGCCTTCTGCGACGTGGAAGGAAACTATTTCATTGTGCTGGCCTATCGCTATACGACTATGCTGAGTGCCCAGCTGATAAATTTCTGGGCTATTGCGGTCGTGGTCATCGTGTCCTTCACGATCTTGCGCGTGCGTTACCATATCACCCAGGTGCTAGGTATCCTGATCTGTATTGGCGGCATGGGCGTCCTGATTGCTTCGGACCGCATCACTGGTGCCGATGAGGGGGGTTATTCGCGCAGGGACCTGATCAAGGGCGACCTCTTCGCGCTCCTGGGTGCGACATTCTACGGACTTGCCAACACGGGTGAGGAGTTTTTCGTCAGTACGGCCCCGGTGTACGAAGTCCTGGGTCAAATGGCCATGTACGGCATGGTCATAAATGGCATCCAGGCCGGCATTTTCGACCGTAGCTCGTTCCAAAATGCGACCTGGAACAGCCAGGTTGGTATCTACTTGACCGGATATACGTTGTGTCTTGCGTCTTTCTATTGTATGGTACCACTGCTATTCCGGCTGTCATCCGCGGCATTCTTCAATATCTCGATGTTGACGATGAATTTCTGGGGTGTTCTCATCGGGGTGGGGGTGTTTCACTACACAATCCACTGGATGTACCCGATTGCTTtcggcctcatcatcctcgggcAGCTCATATACTATTTGGGACGGCGTGTGCTGGGAGAGGCACGCAAACCCTGGCTGGGACGGAATCAGGAACGTGGCGTGTCGGGACTGTTTACAGCACGCAGAAAGAtcgaggctgctgctgagcggAGTCGTAGCGACTCCATATCTACAACATGTTCTGAGCGAGACCCTATGCTACCTGCAGACCTTTAA